TTCTTTTTCAATTCCTAAAAAAAAAATTTATCAACTTAATTTAAAAGAAGATATTTTTATAGAAAATGATTTATATTTAAAACTTTTAAAAGAATCTGCTCTTTCTTTTTCTTACTGGCTACTTGAAAAAAGAGATTACGGAACCAAGGAAATAGAAATAAAACTTTTGACAAAATACAAAGAACCTACTATAATAACAGACATAATCTCTTTATTAAATGACAGGTGTTATTTAGATGATTCACGATTTGCTAAAGGTTTTATTAACACCCATATACATTGGGGAAGAAAAAAATTAGAATACCATTTAATTATAAAAGGTATTGATAGAACTATAGTTAATAATTTACTAAATGAAAATACCTCTCATGAATTTGAAGAAATCAAAAAAAGATGGCTACAAATGAAAAATAAAGATAATTATAAAAAAATTCAAACTCTTATGAGAAAAGGCTTTGAATATCAAAATATTAAAAAAGTTATTGATGAATTATAGGAGGATTTATGTTAGGTATTATTTTTTCGTTTTTGTTTATTTTGTTTATTTTTATTTATAAAGAAATTTGTTTTTTTCCTTTTTTATTTTTAAAAAATAAGGATACTAAAATTAGAAAAGCTCGTATTTACTTAAGAGAAATGAGTGTTTCTCTTCTTAAAATTTTAAATATCAAGGTTAATATTAAATATAAAAACAACTTTAATCTTAATACTTTAGATAAGAAACAGAATATTGTTATTATTGCAAATCACCAAAGTAACTTTGATATTCCTGTTTTATTGTCTGTTTTTAAAGAGTTTGATATTGGATTTGTTGCAAAAAAAGAAATGGAAACATGGCCATTTTTTTCTAGATGGATGAAAAGAGGAAATTATATTTTCTTAAATCGTAAAAATGCTAGAGAAGGAATTAAAAGTATTAAACAAGCTGTTTCCATAGTTAATTCTGGTTATCCTACTGTTATTTTTCCTGAAGGAGAAAGAAGTACTACAGGCAAAATAACTAAATTTAAAAAAGGGAGTTTCAAACTTCCTTTAGATAGTAAAAGCATTATTATTCCTGTTACTATTAATGGAACTTTTGATATTCAAAG
This genomic stretch from Fusobacterium sp. JB019 harbors:
- a CDS encoding RecX family transcriptional regulator, which codes for MKIIKIQNSKLYFENNISFSIPKKKIYQLNLKEDIFIENDLYLKLLKESALSFSYWLLEKRDYGTKEIEIKLLTKYKEPTIITDIISLLNDRCYLDDSRFAKGFINTHIHWGRKKLEYHLIIKGIDRTIVNNLLNENTSHEFEEIKKRWLQMKNKDNYKKIQTLMRKGFEYQNIKKVIDEL
- a CDS encoding lysophospholipid acyltransferase family protein; translated protein: MLGIIFSFLFILFIFIYKEICFFPFLFLKNKDTKIRKARIYLREMSVSLLKILNIKVNIKYKNNFNLNTLDKKQNIVIIANHQSNFDIPVLLSVFKEFDIGFVAKKEMETWPFFSRWMKRGNYIFLNRKNAREGIKSIKQAVSIVNSGYPTVIFPEGERSTTGKITKFKKGSFKLPLDSKSIIIPVTINGTFDIQRKNSPFISLNKKVSVTIDAPINLKNKDLNFKKNIHLTVEKIIKENF